The following proteins are encoded in a genomic region of Anomaloglossus baeobatrachus isolate aAnoBae1 chromosome 6, aAnoBae1.hap1, whole genome shotgun sequence:
- the LOC142244481 gene encoding protein QNR-71-like, with product MLQAAVQGLVVLCLVSGIQAGKRFQDVMEFGRKSGSTGPSNHIAGWSPDTNSWDENLYPAWKSGDSRWENCWRGGKVVALLTSDSPALIGSNITFAVTLQFPRCQQENDDGDIEYERGCGNVSSNSLDQYVYNWTKWMDFCDEGNCSFSSNFPDGKPFPHPPHWRQHNFIYIFSTQGQYYQMMGRSSAILSINTTNITAGTQMIDVTVFRRGYRKHYPVAKASSSYVVTDQIPFYVKLSQKNDKNSSDNIFIKDSPITFDVRIHDPSHYLDKSKLSFAWDYGDGNDSLSNSPVSTHNYTQIGNISVNLTIKAAIPGPCKPATPTPIHTTLLPTPTSAFTTTNSTGNSTDLPPTDTPQPTEISNVTTGHTTVPYTTPAPDCFIYRYGYYKNNITIVDGILEVNIIEMTSVQVSASPSGSSVIDFVVTCEGSLPTDACTIVSDDSCMVPRDMVCDEVPASAQCLLTLRRAFEPGSYCVNITLSDGASLALASTLVSIDGGSTQQSVSTVLIPLALALVALVALLIGVALYRKSKEYKPIANASDGRSRQGIAVYFSQVKDVFFKRNNEHDPLLKSKAAII from the exons ATGCTGCAGGCAGCAGTGCAGGGGCTGGTGGTGCTCTGCCTGGTCTCAGGCATCCAGGCAGGAAAAA GGTTTCAGGATGTAATGGAGTTTGGAAGGAAATCTGGCTCTACAGGTCCCAGTAACCATATTGCTGGCTGGTCTCCTGATACCAACTCTTGGGATGAGAATCTCTACCCTGCCTGGAAGTCTGGTGACTCTAGATGGGAGAACTGCTGGAGAG GTGGCAAAGTGGTGGCATTGCTGACCAGTGACAGCCCTGCGCTGATAGGGTCAAATATCACATTTGCTGTGACCCTGCAGTTTCCCAGATGTCAGCAAGAAAATGATGATGGGGACATTGAATATGAAAGAGGATGTGGAAATG TTTCCTCCAATTCCCTGGACCAATATGTGTACAACTGGACCAAGTGGATGGACTTTTGTGATGAAGGAAACTGCAGTTTTTCCAGCAACTTTCCAGATGGGAAACCATTCCCACATCCCCCGCACTGGAGACAACACAACTTCATTTATATCTTCTCCACCCAAG GCCAGTATTACCAAATGATGGGGCGATCTTCTGCCATTTTGTCCATAAATACTACAAACATCACAGCCGGCACACAAATGATTGACGTCACTGTCTTCAGAAGAGGTTACCGGAAGCATTACCCAGTTGCAAAAGCGAGCAGTAGTTATGTAGTAACCG ATCAAATCCCATTTTATGTGAAGCTGTCTCAAAAGAATGACAAGAATTCCTCAGACAACATCTTTATTAAGGATTCACCAATCACCTTTGACGTCCGAATCCATGATCCAAGCCATTATCTGGATAAATCTAAACTGAGCTTTGCCTGGGATTATGGTGATGGGAATGATTCTCTTTCCAATAGTCCAGTCTCTACTCATAACTACACCCAGATTGGAAACATCAGTGTTAATTTGACTATCAAAGCTGCCATTCCTGGTCCATGTAAACCAGCTACACCCACTCCAATCCATACAACACTTCTACCAACTCCCACCAGTGCTTTCACCACTACAAATTCCACTG GTAACTCCACAGATCTACCACCCACTGACACTCCTCAGCCCACTGAGATATCCAATGTTACCACTGGCCATACAACCGTTCCATATACAACCCCTGCTCCAGACTGCTTCATATACAGATATGGCTATTACAAGAACAACATCACAATTGTCG ATGGTATCCTTGAGGTCAATATCATTGAAATGACGAGTGTCCAAGTATCCGCATCTCCAAGTGGGAGTTCTGTAATTGACTTTGTGGTCACTTGTGAAGGAAG CCTCCCTACAGATGCCTGTACAATAGTCTCAGATGACAGCTGCATGGTTCCCCGAGACATGGTGTGTGATGAAGTTCCAGCTTCTGCTCAATGCTTGCTGACCCTAAGAAGGGCATTTGAGCCAGGATCTTACTGTGTCAATATTACCCTGAGCGATGGTGCAAGTTTGGCTCTTGCCAGTACACTGGTGTCTATAGATGGTG GGTCCACACAACAGTCGGTGTCTACAGTACTTAttcctctcgctctcgctctcgtagCCCTTGTTGCTCTGCTGATCGGTGTTGCCTTGTACAG GAAATCTAAGGAATACAAACCTATTGCAAATGCATCAGATGGACGAAGCCGTCAAGGAATTGCAGTGTACTTCAGTCAGGTCAAAGATGTCTTCTTCAAACGAAACAATGAGCATGATCCTCTCCTGAAAAGCAAGGCTgcaataatataa